The Branchiostoma floridae strain S238N-H82 chromosome 6, Bfl_VNyyK, whole genome shotgun sequence genomic interval TTGAGAGGAATATTTCAGTGATGACGTTATAAGGGTTAGGTCGAGTATCAGGTTCGCTCAGTAACCAGGCAGCGGCGTGCGTCAAAGATCTGCGCACTCCGGCCAGGAACCTTATCAGCGGGTACCAGACGCACCAGACGCGCCAATGTGCAGGATTTAACGGTGATTTTCTTTCTTATAATCGTATTGCGCGGTTTAAGTATTCCTCTATCGGTATTTAGATGAAATATGTCACCTTGCAGCATCCAGCACGACTACATATAGGAGAGACGTCGTGCGTAGGTGTCTGTATGTACGGCACGGTGGCTCGTTAAGAGTTAACAGCTTGTTTGATGAGCAGCAAGACCACTGAATTAGTCATGAAGCTGGGAATGGCGTACATGGGTGGGAAACGCTATATTCGACTTTTCTTCCCTGCAGTATTGTTTTCATAAGAACTGAGCATTTCGTAAGATATGCTAAAGTAGTAGATTGTATTCTCCATGCTGTTATACCCGTAGACATGCACATGTGTGCATGGCTGAAAACCCGGGaggccctgtccatggtgctgaagtcGTTTGGTTTAGTTGCTATACTTGTTAAATCTATAGCCGTTATAACTAGTACTGCCCATTTGCTATAAGGGCCCAGTGACATTCATTGCAACCTGAGAGCATTCTTAACATAACCGTGCACGTGTCGtccaaaattcagctgtcttttTATCAAAACATCTATCTTAGATCTAACGGTTGGTTCCGTCACAGCCTGTTTTAAAATTGTACCACGCATTATGTCACGATGCAACATCCTCTTAGTAAAAAGCTTCATGGTTCTCATGAATGTCTCCACGTATAAGAATCCTGTTTTTTCGCGAATTTAATTCCGTTTTCAGATATCATCTATTCAATGCGGCATGTAGGATGCCCATGTTACAACGATAGTACTGGTATAGGAACGGAATGAGCTGGTTCTAAACATAAATCCACCATCCTGCTGTTCAAACATGTTCTTGCTTGTTACAAGTGCAACATGGCTTTATTCTGTATCCTGTTGGTAACACTTGCGACATGATATAGCAGTCTCGTTTGGAGGACATGCGCACGTAAGAAGAAAAGGGAAGCAAACGAAGTTGTCTTTTTATGTCCAATCTAACAATCAATGCGTCACTTAGTTCGCCGCTGTGGTTTGTGCTTATACCTCAATAATCCCCACAGGGGCGCCAATGGGGTGCGCGAAGGCGTTGTGATCAAAAATCTGTCGTAAGGACATTGACAAGCAATATATCAAGGCCTTAGAAGCCATTTCTAACTGGGTCAGGCTAGCCAAGACCAGACAGATCCCTTTCAGTGGTCTAGCCAGTTCTGCTAATACCTCCGGGAAGAGGGTTCACCTGCAACGCGGGTAACTGTTTTCAATTGAGCTCATGTCTTCGCACCTATAACTCAAGACTCCTAtgatggatttgtatgaattttggtatgtgagtagatATTGAAATTCTAAAGAGACAACGGTATTTTGGGTCCCCCAGCAGTTTTACAGGTCGACCCCCTTTTCATAAAAGCAGTGTGGCATAATCCATGGATTATACTCCCTTATGGGAATTAGAATTAGCTGGGATTGATTAAGGCAAGGTAGTAATTTATAAGCCAAAGGATGATCACTAATATCTGTGATGGCTAGTCCTATGACAGTGAAAAATTCACAGAAATTATAAACACTTTGCCGAGGTATCAGATctgcgtttttttttacatccatatgtatttcatttcaaagcTGCTTAAAAGCGACACCTTTaggaaaatattttgacttTTGCCCTTTCAAATAAATGGTAAATATTAATCAAATCTCTTTTCGGTCAGATGTGTTTATGCTTCTGGCGACGGTCTTTTTGAAAACGGCTTGTCGGGGAAGTCTGGTGTGGGCTGCGAATAACGCTTTGAGAATAATGTTATACTGGTGGCTTCAAGCAACTAGATCCGTGACGTCTGTTTCAAAATTACCTTTTAGAAGAAGACAGATGATAAAGTTGCCTCTTTAGTTCAAACAGCTTGCGTGCGTATAAAAACAATTATTTCTTAGTGTGGTTTTGATTACCCTTTGGGGCTAGTCAGAGTGACTGGCCTCTCTACTGGGCTGGAGTTCAGAGGTCGTGCACCAATTAACTGATTTGACCTCTGGTCCAAATCATTTCAATTATAATTTTGGTCTTCAGTAGGCTGTTTTCGTATTTTTCAAGTTGTTACTGTCTATCTGTTTGCGATTAACTTGAGGGCTGAGTACCGTGTCGCTGCTGAgttattatttattcatttttcaaaatgcaGCAGCATttacacagacctataggcagcacaAGTGGATTAcataggtctacaaataacatTATATAACAATGGTACAAGACAATTTCACAATTTCACTGAGTTATTAACCGAAGAGGCTGATTGGTTTGAATACCCGTACATCACGAGGTACAAAAGCTAGATATAAACACAGCGGCGAGTGGTTGTTACAGACTCTAAAGCCATGCATCACTTGCAAAATAAGGGCGTGCTGActtctgacattttgtttttctgtaccaCAGGGATTTGAAGGCCTAGACATCTAGAGGTTCACCATGCCATCGTTCCACCATCTCGTACGGAGGCAGGGGCCGGCCCAGGCAGCTCCACCTCCGCCCGTAGCACAGGTTCCCCCCGCCGGACAGGTGCCCCCTGCCGGACAGGTTCCCCCGCGGCCGCAAGGTTACCAGCAGTACCCACCGCAAGGCTATCCTCAGTACCCACCCCAGGAGTACTACCCACCCCGCTATCCTTATCCACCGAATCCCTACCAGCCGGCGGGGCCGGGGGTTCCAGGGCAAGGCTTTGCCCCTAACGCCGCCGCTGCAATAGGGACAACTGTCGCCGCTCTCATCAATGGAACCGCAGCCCCGACACCCCCGCTCACGGGGGCCAAGGGCTTCGAACACAAGATGGAGGAACTCTTCAAGAAGATTCCTCGTAAGTACATTTGAACTGATAGTATGTTGTGTGCATGTAAAATCTTGGCTGTTCTGCTAAGATCTGCACCAAAACCACGGGCAGTTTCCAGTGTTTCTGTCAGGGCAGTTTCAGCCTCAACTCTGATGGATTCATATGTGACTTATGGACGGGAAGTACAAAAATTAGTAAGAAGAAATTTGTTCATATTATCTACATGATACAGCTTGTGAATGCATTTTTCCAACGATATCTTGTCAGGATAGTTAATGTTTCATACACGATTTGGCATTAAAGCGCTATTTCCAACCCTGACCCTCCCCACCCCACCTGCAGTGCCGATGTGGGCCATCTACACCATTGCGGCCGTCATCGCACTTATCTTGCTCGCCTGTATCGCCTGCATCTGTAAGAAGTGTGTctttaagaagaagaagaagggcaAGGGCGAAAAGGGCGGCAAGAACGTCATAGATCTCAAAGATGTCAAGATGCTCGGCAACAGCTACAAGGAAAAAGTTCAACCGGATGTGGAAGAAATCGACGCGGGtctggagggggaggggggtgacaaTGAGTCGGTGCAAGAGAAGGTCAACTTAGGAAAGCTACAATTTTCACTCGATTATGACTTCGAAGCCGGACAGGTAAGATACTTTCCCCCGGACAAAAGAATACCATTTTTCAAACGAACTTTCTATATCGTCCAAACGAAATCTCGctcaatttttttatatcttacctTTGCATAACACTACCGAAGTCTGTTTTTgctatttgtttgcttgctttcTTGATGTATGAGTTAGAAGTACCTGGGTTAATTTTGCCATGTATTTATAGGAGAAAAGTATTTCCTTTTTAAATCTTGTCATAGGCCATCTGTGCAATGAGCTGAACCATCGATGTTTTACCCTTTCAGTTGAAAGTCGGTGTGATCCAAGCTGCAGACCTGCCTGCCATGGACATGGCGGGGACGTCTGACCCTTACGTCAAGGTCATGCTGCTACccgacaagaagaagaagtatgAGACCAAGGTGCACCGGAAGACGCTCAATCCTGTGTACAACGAGACGTTCGTTTTCAAGGTCAGTCAATGTCAATATTGTTGTGGACAAGCTCATTGTGGGTACCTTAACCAACCTGACATTATTGTGGGGTATGAGCCATGAGTCATCATCACTGTCAACTACAACACCACTGGTTCTAAGTCAAACCATACTTTCAATTCTTCAagcatcatataacgttatcatatAGCATCCCTCCCGATCAGCCTTACTTGCTGCCACTGTGTAATATTCACATAAGTCACAGAAAGACAGACTAAACTGTGTGATATTATTGTAGGATGTTACTCTAGGTACAAAGTTGACACTTTCTGAACACAATTTTATGAATACTTTAATTAATACCTACAAGTGTGCTACATTGATCTATGAATTTACTCAGACTCTGTAGCAAAGATTGGCATTACAGCTATCACCTTGGTCTTTCACAGGACGTCAAGTTCAACGAGATCGGCTCGAAGACACTGCGCTTGGCAGTGTACGATTTTGACCGGTTCGGAGGCCATGATATCATAGGTGAAATCAGGATACCCATGAACTCAGTGGACTTGGGCCGGGTCATAGAGGAGTGGCGTGACCTAGAAGCCGCGGAAAAAGAAGGCCAGGTAAGCGCTAGATAAAAGTTAGGATGAACGGGCCAGGAATGAATTCAAGGTGGTCCTTAGGTAGAAAAACGTTCCGGTTTGATTTTTAAGAAAGAGTCCTTTGCATTAGTACCTGTCTGCTTCAAACTGTTGAAATGAAGCAACCCTTTTAAAATGATGTTGTTATCTTGTTCCAACAGAACGAAAAACTGGGCGATATTTGCTTTTCCCTCCGCTACGTGCCGACCAAAGGCCAACTGACGGTCGTGATCCTCGAGTGTAAGCAGCTGAAGAAGATGGATCTGGGTGGAGCCTCCGGTACGTCATGGTACTCATTCTGTCCTCAGGTGTCCATTCTCTTACACAGATTTTCTCCCGCGGACAATGTAATAGGCGCAGGGAGGCTCTGCTAGACGTGAAAATACACaacaagcaaaaacaacaacgacGCCTATCATTCTTTATTAGATTCCAATACGTTGCCGTTGAAGGTCTATCTGGTTGGTCCTTGCTACATTCATTGGCCGCGTGAGATCGGCTACTTTTTAAGAGACTCTGACACAATGACAGTGCGTTAACGTTTCTGAATGACACAACACTCGTTACGTTACGTTGGACGTTAACCAGATGATACTGACAATAGCGACGTTTTCTCCTATCAGATCCGT includes:
- the LOC118417681 gene encoding synaptotagmin-1-like, with protein sequence MPSFHHLVRRQGPAQAAPPPPVAQVPPAGQVPPAGQVPPRPQGYQQYPPQGYPQYPPQEYYPPRYPYPPNPYQPAGPGVPGQGFAPNAAAAIGTTVAALINGTAAPTPPLTGAKGFEHKMEELFKKIPLPMWAIYTIAAVIALILLACIACICKKCVFKKKKKGKGEKGGKNVIDLKDVKMLGNSYKEKVQPDVEEIDAGLEGEGGDNESVQEKVNLGKLQFSLDYDFEAGQLKVGVIQAADLPAMDMAGTSDPYVKVMLLPDKKKKYETKVHRKTLNPVYNETFVFKDVKFNEIGSKTLRLAVYDFDRFGGHDIIGEIRIPMNSVDLGRVIEEWRDLEAAEKEGQNEKLGDICFSLRYVPTKGQLTVVILECKQLKKMDLGGASDPYVKIYLMMNGKRLKKKKTTVKKCTLNPYYNESFKFDIPFDQIQKVELVITVLDWDAIGGSDPIGRTVCGCNATGAELRHWSDMLANPRRPICQWHTLQEVPEDK